A genomic window from Martelella lutilitoris includes:
- a CDS encoding BrnA antitoxin family protein codes for MAIIFNLGSEPKKLAKKPKPARQKPVKPIPSKKADTEKPATKLGRPPTGNAKALVSLRLDADVVEAYKATGKGWRSRINDDLRKSLGL; via the coding sequence ATGGCCATCATATTCAACCTCGGCAGCGAGCCGAAGAAACTGGCGAAGAAACCCAAACCGGCACGACAGAAGCCGGTGAAGCCGATCCCATCGAAAAAGGCCGATACCGAAAAACCTGCAACGAAACTCGGAAGACCTCCGACCGGCAACGCCAAGGCTCTCGTCTCTCTCCGCCTGGATGCGGATGTTGTCGAAGCCTACAAGGCAACTGGCAAAGGATGGCGATCGAGGATCAACGATGATCTGCGAAAGTCTCTCGGCTTGTGA
- a CDS encoding anti-CBASS protein Acb1 family protein gives MAAKMMSFDGLESMIAGLGDPLRDKMATASYSMNYLDDLQIMALYRSNALARKIIDIPALDSVREGRDWQAKQEQITLIEDEEKRLGYWQKLYEARCKARLWGGAAIFAGTGDQNLEEPLEVDRVKKGGLKYLTVLSCRDMVAGDIDTDPMSENYGKPEYYQVSSTTSLVRIHPSRLSRFIGNERPEPGFTIGANSGWGDSTFEAIYTSLKNKDATSANIASLVFEANIDVIRHPDLMGNLLDPAYEDRLKKRFGLAALLKGINRMLLLDKDEEYDRKQITFATLPDVLDRFMTLLAADADIPATRLYGKSPDGMNATGDGDLRNYYDRLASEQKLIIGPALYRLDECLIRSALGSRPPEVWYTWSPLWQLSDKEKAEIAKAKAETAEIIGRTGWLTSTELRKVASNQMIEDGFYPGLEKAMEENKTDWEKTLGGQSDPSADDPNADPSDDPNQNMADAAPRTLYVRRDVLNADEIIAWAKSQGFKTTLPANDLHVTVTFSRTPVDWMKMGQAWESEIKIGRGGARLMERFGEARVLLFAANELKWRHEWMKEEGASWDHPEYQPHITISYDPDAPDLADVEPYTGEIILGPEIFEEVKEDWHEGIEEA, from the coding sequence ATGGCCGCTAAGATGATGAGCTTCGACGGGCTCGAAAGCATGATTGCCGGGCTCGGCGATCCGCTTCGCGACAAGATGGCGACGGCGAGCTATTCCATGAACTATCTGGACGATCTCCAGATCATGGCGCTGTACCGGTCGAACGCGCTGGCGCGCAAGATCATCGACATTCCGGCGCTGGATAGCGTTCGCGAGGGCCGTGATTGGCAGGCCAAGCAAGAGCAGATCACGCTTATCGAGGACGAAGAAAAGCGGCTCGGCTACTGGCAAAAGCTCTATGAAGCGCGCTGCAAAGCTCGTCTGTGGGGCGGTGCTGCGATCTTCGCCGGCACGGGCGATCAGAACCTTGAGGAGCCGCTTGAAGTCGATCGCGTCAAGAAGGGCGGGCTCAAGTATCTGACGGTGCTGTCGTGCCGCGACATGGTTGCGGGCGACATCGACACAGACCCCATGTCGGAGAACTACGGCAAGCCGGAATACTATCAGGTGAGCAGCACAACGAGCCTTGTGCGCATTCACCCGTCCAGGCTCTCGCGGTTCATCGGCAACGAACGGCCGGAGCCGGGTTTCACGATCGGCGCGAACTCGGGATGGGGCGATAGCACGTTCGAGGCGATATACACCAGCCTGAAGAACAAGGACGCGACGAGCGCGAACATCGCCTCTCTGGTGTTCGAGGCCAACATCGACGTGATCCGTCACCCGGATCTGATGGGCAACCTTCTTGATCCGGCTTATGAGGATCGTCTGAAGAAGCGTTTCGGCCTTGCCGCCCTCCTGAAGGGCATCAATCGCATGCTCCTCCTCGACAAGGACGAGGAATACGATCGCAAACAGATCACGTTTGCCACGCTGCCGGACGTGCTCGACAGGTTCATGACCTTGCTTGCGGCGGATGCGGACATCCCGGCAACGCGCCTCTATGGCAAGAGCCCGGACGGCATGAACGCCACGGGCGACGGTGATCTGCGGAACTATTACGACCGGCTGGCGAGCGAGCAAAAGCTGATCATTGGGCCGGCGCTGTATCGGCTGGACGAATGCTTGATCCGATCCGCGCTCGGTTCGCGCCCGCCGGAGGTCTGGTACACGTGGTCTCCGCTCTGGCAGTTGTCGGACAAGGAAAAGGCAGAGATCGCGAAGGCCAAGGCAGAGACGGCGGAAATCATCGGTCGCACGGGCTGGCTGACAAGCACAGAGCTGCGCAAGGTCGCGTCGAACCAGATGATCGAAGACGGCTTCTATCCCGGCCTTGAGAAGGCCATGGAAGAGAACAAGACGGATTGGGAAAAGACGCTTGGTGGGCAGTCCGATCCATCGGCGGATGATCCCAACGCGGACCCGAGCGACGATCCGAACCAGAATATGGCCGACGCCGCGCCGCGAACGCTCTATGTCCGCCGCGACGTGCTGAACGCCGACGAAATTATAGCGTGGGCCAAGTCGCAGGGCTTCAAGACCACGCTGCCGGCCAATGATCTGCATGTCACCGTCACCTTCAGCCGCACGCCGGTTGACTGGATGAAGATGGGGCAGGCATGGGAAAGCGAGATCAAGATCGGTCGCGGCGGCGCGCGCCTGATGGAGCGCTTCGGCGAGGCCCGCGTTCTGCTGTTCGCAGCCAATGAACTGAAATGGCGTCACGAGTGGATGAAGGAAGAGGGCGCGTCATGGGATCATCCCGAGTACCAGCCTCATATCACGATCAGCTATGACCCCGATGCGCCGGACCTTGCCGATGTCGAGCCGTACACCGGCGAAATCATTCTCGGCCCGGAAATCTTCGAGGAGGTCAAGGAAGATTGGCATGAGGGAATTGAGGAGGCCTGA
- a CDS encoding structural cement protein Gp24, protein MAIQTNYADNIDAGRVGAIVNTEPSTLISRTVEDAAGIAFGLPVAQGSEDNGITATLTGVTELVGITVRERSVNPATPDKFAQYESARLMRKGVIWVTVTDAGGVAAGDAVWLNLANGTYSNADVGSGGGLRLAGSRWETSAANGALAQLRVDLDVPAVAGAA, encoded by the coding sequence ATGGCTATTCAGACCAACTATGCCGATAACATCGATGCGGGCCGCGTCGGTGCAATCGTCAATACCGAACCCTCGACGCTGATCTCCCGAACCGTTGAAGATGCCGCCGGCATCGCTTTCGGCCTTCCGGTCGCCCAGGGGTCGGAAGACAATGGCATCACCGCCACGCTGACCGGCGTGACCGAGCTCGTCGGCATCACCGTTCGCGAGCGTTCCGTCAACCCTGCCACGCCCGACAAGTTCGCTCAGTACGAAAGCGCTCGTCTGATGCGCAAGGGCGTCATCTGGGTGACCGTGACCGATGCGGGCGGCGTTGCTGCCGGTGATGCGGTTTGGCTCAATCTCGCCAACGGCACCTATTCCAACGCCGATGTCGGCTCGGGCGGCGGTCTCCGCCTTGCCGGTTCCCGTTGGGAAACCTCCGCTGCGAACGGCGCTCTTGCGCAGCTTCGCGTTGACCTCGACGTCCCGGCCGTCGCCGGCGCTGCCTAA
- a CDS encoding DUF2213 domain-containing protein, whose product MQFIDAAPIAGTRRTADGYLVAEVRTARTGIQDYAGYEVGKPAMDRVRVYRPDDQVFAQDSMGSYAHKPVTNDHPAEMVTADNWKKLAVGAIGDEVARDGDYVRVPMIVMDKAVIDQIEGGKRELSAGYVCDLKWESGTTPQGEAYDAIQQNIRINHVAVVDRGRAGSQARIGDGAFSWGMRPGHVADEKEGQMADNLRKVMVDGLQVETTDAGAAAIEKLTNDKAVAVKALADAEAKHASAIAAKDAELAQKDATIDDLKGKVLDEKALDAKVQARADLIATAKTIAKDIKTDGLSDADIRKAAVVAKLGDEAVKDKGEAYIDARFDILAEDAAKADPFRDAMKGRDTTKQINDNGQSAYEARVAGAWKSKEA is encoded by the coding sequence ATGCAGTTCATCGACGCGGCCCCAATTGCGGGCACGCGGCGCACCGCTGACGGCTATCTCGTGGCAGAGGTCCGCACCGCCCGCACCGGCATTCAGGACTATGCCGGGTATGAAGTGGGCAAGCCTGCCATGGACCGGGTTCGTGTCTACCGGCCCGATGATCAGGTATTCGCACAGGACAGCATGGGCTCATACGCTCACAAGCCGGTGACGAATGACCATCCCGCCGAAATGGTGACGGCCGACAATTGGAAGAAGCTCGCGGTCGGCGCGATAGGTGACGAGGTGGCGCGCGACGGAGATTATGTCCGTGTGCCCATGATCGTCATGGACAAGGCAGTCATCGACCAGATCGAAGGCGGCAAGCGGGAACTCTCCGCCGGCTATGTCTGCGATCTCAAATGGGAGAGCGGCACCACGCCCCAGGGCGAGGCCTACGACGCCATTCAGCAGAATATCAGGATCAACCATGTCGCCGTCGTGGATCGCGGCCGCGCTGGTTCTCAAGCTCGCATCGGTGACGGTGCGTTTTCGTGGGGCATGCGCCCCGGTCACGTAGCAGACGAAAAGGAGGGCCAAATGGCCGACAATCTGCGCAAAGTGATGGTTGACGGGCTGCAGGTCGAGACGACCGACGCGGGCGCAGCGGCCATTGAAAAGCTCACCAACGACAAGGCTGTCGCCGTAAAGGCGCTGGCTGATGCTGAAGCGAAGCATGCTTCCGCCATCGCAGCCAAGGACGCCGAACTGGCACAGAAGGATGCCACGATCGACGATCTCAAGGGCAAGGTTCTGGACGAGAAGGCGCTCGACGCCAAGGTCCAGGCCCGCGCCGATCTGATTGCCACGGCCAAGACCATCGCCAAGGACATCAAGACCGACGGTCTGTCCGACGCCGATATCCGCAAGGCGGCTGTGGTCGCCAAGCTCGGCGATGAAGCGGTCAAGGATAAGGGCGAGGCCTATATCGACGCCCGCTTCGACATCCTGGCCGAAGACGCGGCCAAGGCCGATCCGTTCCGCGATGCCATGAAGGGTCGCGACACCACCAAGCAGATCAACGACAACGGTCAGTCCGCCTATGAGGCGCGCGTGGCCGGTGCATGGAAGTCGAAGGAGGCCTAA
- a CDS encoding DUF2184 domain-containing protein — translation MNFQMLDAQAALGFVLSQTTHIESAVNETVYPDIQYPELIPVDTSANPWAQTVTYYSSDKYGAADWINGNAGDIPLAGTERAKFQTNVYTAGIGYGYGLEEISQAAMLGINLANDDAMAARRAYEEMVDRVALQGDATKNFEGLIANSAVTAVSATTGAWATATPDEIVGDFNQGITGVQTATNYTSMSDTVLLPNEKLNYIASTRLTDTSMTVLEFIRRNNVYTATTGQPLTIRAVRGLTTAGAGSTARMITYRRDPQVLKMHIPMPHRFLPAFQKTPLYVEVPGIFRLGGLDIRRPAEVRYVDGI, via the coding sequence ATGAACTTTCAGATGCTTGACGCACAGGCCGCGCTCGGTTTCGTCCTGTCGCAGACCACGCATATCGAGAGCGCCGTCAATGAGACGGTCTATCCCGATATCCAGTATCCCGAGCTGATCCCGGTCGACACCTCGGCCAATCCGTGGGCTCAGACCGTCACCTACTACAGCTCCGACAAGTACGGCGCTGCGGACTGGATCAACGGCAATGCCGGCGACATCCCGCTTGCCGGGACCGAGCGGGCCAAGTTCCAGACCAATGTCTACACGGCCGGCATCGGCTACGGCTATGGTCTGGAGGAAATCAGCCAGGCCGCAATGCTCGGCATCAACCTCGCCAATGACGATGCGATGGCCGCACGCCGCGCATACGAGGAGATGGTTGACCGCGTTGCACTGCAGGGCGATGCGACCAAGAATTTCGAAGGTCTCATTGCCAACAGCGCTGTGACTGCCGTTTCGGCCACGACCGGTGCATGGGCAACCGCCACGCCGGATGAAATCGTCGGCGACTTCAACCAGGGCATTACCGGTGTCCAGACCGCGACCAACTATACGTCGATGTCTGACACTGTCCTTCTGCCGAATGAAAAACTCAACTACATCGCCTCGACTCGTCTCACCGACACGTCGATGACTGTCCTCGAGTTCATCCGCCGGAACAATGTCTACACCGCCACGACCGGCCAGCCCCTCACGATCCGCGCGGTTCGCGGTCTCACGACGGCTGGCGCCGGTTCGACGGCTCGCATGATCACCTACCGGCGCGATCCGCAGGTCCTCAAGATGCACATCCCGATGCCGCATCGGTTCCTGCCGGCGTTCCAGAAGACGCCGCTCTATGTCGAGGTCCCCGGCATCTTCCGCCTGGGCGGTCTCGACATCCGCCGCCCCGCCGAAGTTCGCTATGTGGATGGCATCTGA
- a CDS encoding phage head morphogenesis protein: MLRYSLAKQGRRAGRKSGTVAYLPEIPVRLSAERDYEKALRSMLRQMAAEVRESIIPAYEADLAQRKAQEAITVDAADRSWFVRLDALKASLVRVAQSTVDRILNLEAERHTENFAAAVKRAIGIDIRAVIAQEDLGDYLTTASARNASLIQSLADDTVKKVEQAVYQNSVAGNSVTTLRKQLVQEFGVSESRAKLIASDQMGKANADLTEIRQRQAGVTEYVWSTSHDERVRSRHRALDGKRYKWGEATGAEQGLPPGKPIRCRCWARGVIEF; this comes from the coding sequence ATGCTCCGCTATTCACTCGCCAAGCAGGGGCGGCGGGCCGGGCGTAAGTCTGGCACTGTCGCCTATCTGCCGGAAATCCCGGTTCGTCTCTCTGCCGAGCGGGACTATGAAAAGGCGCTGCGGTCCATGCTTCGGCAAATGGCTGCAGAGGTACGGGAAAGCATCATCCCGGCCTATGAGGCTGATTTGGCGCAGAGAAAGGCGCAGGAAGCCATCACGGTCGACGCTGCTGATCGGTCATGGTTCGTTCGTCTCGACGCTCTCAAGGCTTCTCTGGTCCGTGTGGCGCAAAGCACCGTGGACCGGATTTTGAACCTTGAGGCGGAGCGGCATACCGAGAATTTTGCCGCGGCGGTCAAGCGGGCGATCGGGATCGATATCCGCGCCGTGATCGCACAGGAAGACCTTGGCGACTATCTGACCACGGCGTCGGCCCGCAATGCTTCGCTCATCCAGAGCTTGGCAGACGATACGGTCAAGAAAGTCGAACAGGCGGTTTATCAGAACAGTGTGGCGGGCAATTCGGTGACCACGCTGCGCAAGCAATTGGTGCAAGAGTTCGGCGTTTCGGAGAGCCGGGCCAAGCTTATCGCGTCGGACCAGATGGGGAAGGCCAATGCTGACCTCACAGAGATACGCCAGCGGCAAGCAGGGGTGACGGAGTACGTCTGGAGCACCAGCCACGACGAACGCGTCAGATCGCGTCACAGGGCGCTTGACGGCAAACGGTACAAATGGGGCGAGGCAACGGGAGCGGAACAGGGATTGCCGCCAGGAAAGCCTATTCGGTGTCGTTGCTGGGCGCGGGGCGTGATCGAGTTCTAA
- a CDS encoding terminase small subunit, with product MPVLKNAKWESFAQGLAEGLAVGDAYVNAGYKDSPASATRLSKNVKIQARVDELVAKGADRAEATVERVLKEMARLGFGDIRKAFTAGDAILPPSQWDDDFAASVAAIEVVSKPTGEKDEEGRPVVEHVHKIKLWDKNSALEKLAKHLGMFIERHEHTGKDGGPLALIVSKEDAEL from the coding sequence ATGCCGGTTTTGAAGAACGCGAAATGGGAATCCTTCGCGCAGGGGCTAGCAGAAGGGCTTGCTGTTGGTGACGCCTATGTCAACGCGGGGTACAAAGACAGCCCGGCGTCGGCTACTCGACTGTCAAAAAATGTCAAAATCCAGGCGCGTGTAGATGAGCTTGTCGCCAAGGGCGCAGATCGAGCAGAGGCGACGGTCGAACGCGTCCTGAAGGAAATGGCGCGGCTTGGCTTCGGTGACATCCGGAAGGCGTTCACTGCGGGCGATGCGATCCTGCCGCCATCACAATGGGATGATGATTTCGCCGCGTCTGTTGCGGCAATCGAGGTGGTTTCAAAGCCGACGGGCGAGAAGGACGAGGAAGGCCGGCCCGTTGTCGAGCACGTCCACAAGATCAAGCTTTGGGACAAGAACAGCGCGCTTGAGAAGCTGGCCAAGCATCTCGGCATGTTCATCGAGCGCCATGAGCACACGGGTAAGGACGGCGGTCCATTGGCATTGATCGTCAGCAAGGAAGACGCGGAACTGTGA
- a CDS encoding phage terminase large subunit gives MLRGGSRSGKTFLLVRAIIQRAINAPGSRHAIFRFRFNHAKTSIWSDTLPKVLKLCFPGLTVRFDKTDFYVELPNGSQVWIGGLDDKERVEKILGQEYVTLYFNESSQIPWASVEMAMSRLAQKCELAPEIAAATGRMFLRLKAFFDCNPPSKLHWSFQLFRSKIKPGTKEALANPDDYVEMRINPVDNADNLPGEYFDVLASMSAAKRLRFEAGEWASEVSGALWSLEDRKAPDGRVMPGIDSLRVKEAPRMQRIVVAVDPSGTRGDGQGDDIGIIVAGKGVDGHGYILADETVNMSPEGWGRRAVDLYHRWGADRIVGERNFGGDMVRFTVATADRNASFKEVVASRGKVVRAEPISALYEQGKVHHVGVFADLEDQQCNFTTSGYIGEGSPDRADAGVWALTELMLTGSTYTLESL, from the coding sequence ATGCTTCGCGGAGGCTCGCGATCGGGAAAGACGTTCCTGCTTGTGCGGGCGATAATCCAGCGGGCGATCAACGCGCCGGGTTCTCGGCATGCGATATTCCGGTTTCGCTTCAATCACGCCAAGACTTCGATTTGGTCCGATACGCTGCCGAAGGTGTTGAAGTTGTGCTTTCCGGGCCTGACAGTCCGGTTCGATAAGACAGATTTCTATGTCGAACTTCCTAACGGATCGCAGGTCTGGATTGGCGGGCTGGACGATAAGGAGCGGGTCGAGAAGATCCTTGGCCAGGAATATGTGACGCTCTATTTCAACGAGAGTTCACAAATCCCATGGGCTTCGGTTGAAATGGCAATGTCTCGCTTGGCGCAGAAATGCGAACTAGCGCCCGAGATAGCGGCTGCGACGGGGCGGATGTTTCTCCGGCTCAAGGCGTTCTTTGACTGCAATCCGCCTTCAAAGCTGCATTGGAGCTTTCAGCTTTTCCGCTCGAAGATAAAACCAGGGACGAAAGAAGCGCTGGCGAACCCGGACGATTATGTAGAGATGCGGATCAATCCGGTGGACAACGCCGACAATCTGCCGGGGGAATATTTCGACGTTCTGGCGTCCATGTCTGCGGCAAAGCGGCTTCGGTTTGAGGCAGGAGAATGGGCAAGCGAGGTCAGCGGGGCGCTTTGGTCTCTTGAGGATCGGAAAGCGCCTGATGGCCGGGTTATGCCGGGGATCGACAGTCTTCGCGTCAAGGAAGCGCCGCGCATGCAGCGCATTGTCGTCGCTGTAGACCCATCCGGGACGCGCGGCGACGGGCAGGGCGATGACATTGGCATCATTGTCGCGGGCAAGGGTGTTGACGGTCACGGATATATTTTGGCCGACGAGACCGTGAACATGTCCCCTGAAGGATGGGGGCGTAGGGCGGTTGATCTCTATCACCGTTGGGGCGCTGACCGGATTGTCGGAGAGCGAAATTTCGGTGGCGATATGGTTCGCTTCACCGTCGCAACGGCTGATCGAAACGCATCGTTCAAAGAGGTTGTCGCGAGTCGGGGCAAGGTGGTTCGTGCCGAGCCGATCAGTGCACTCTACGAGCAGGGCAAGGTTCATCATGTCGGTGTGTTCGCTGACCTTGAAGACCAGCAGTGCAATTTCACGACATCGGGCTATATCGGTGAGGGATCGCCTGACCGGGCCGACGCCGGGGTATGGGCGCTCACTGAACTGATGCTGACCGGTTCGACCTACACATTGGAAAGCCTCTGA